Below is a window of Moraxella nasibovis DNA.
TGACGGTAGAATATATTTTGGAAGATTTGTGCAAATCTAGCCAATTTAATGCCATTAGCCTACGCTATTTTAATCCGATTGGGGCGTATGAAACTGGCACGATTGGCGAAGATCCGAACGACATTCCTAATAATTTAATGCCTTATATTAGTCAAGTGGCGGTGGGCAAATTGGAAAAATTGTCTGTTTTTGGCGATGATTATGACACCGTTGATGGCACAGGCGTACGAGATTATATTCATGTGGTGGATTTGTCCAAAGGTCATGTCAAGGCGTTAGAATATTTGGTGACAAAAGACGGCGAGAAAGTCGGCTTTGATCCTGTTAATCTGGGCACAGGCAATGGCACGAGCGTGCTGGAGCTGGTCAATGCCTTTATCGGTGCGACAGGGCAGGCTGTGCCTTATGTGATGACAGGCAGACGAGCAGGCGATGTTGCCAGCTGTTATGCGTCGTGCGATAAGGCGAAAACAGTGCTGAACTGGACGGCGGAGTTTGACATCAAGCGTGCGTGCGTGGACACTTGGCGGTGGCAATCTCATAATCCGAATGGCTATAAGAGCTAAGTTGTCTTGAGCTATGGGTTGGATTGATTAAAGAAAAACCCAACAAATTCAAAGATTTACACCCAAAATGGTGGGAAAAACGCACCTACACGACTTTATCAATGTGGTGGGCGTAAAAAAAATCAAAAAAGCCATTCATTGACGAGTGGCTTTTTTCATGGGGTTATTATTGTTGTTCGACTTGCTTGATACGCTCATCCGTCTTGGGGTGGGTGGATAGCATTGACCAATGTCCTTGACCTTCGCCATGTTCTTTTTTCATTTTTTCAAAAAAACTTGCCAAATGTGCAGGCGAGATGCCAAGGCGTTTTAGCTCATCGATGGCAAACTGGTCTGCTTCAAGTTCGGCATCTTGGGAGTATTGAGCGGTGGCAAGTAGTGTCGGCAGAGCAAGCAGTAAATCTGAAGTATCGCCTGTGATGACGACAATCAGCACGCCCACGCCGATACTACTGATCGCCTGTTCTAGGCTATGGCGATGCACCAGATGTCCTTGTTCGTGAGCCAGCACGGCAAGGATTTCGTTGTCATCATCGCTAAGTTTGATAAGCTCGTCCGTGATGATGATGGTGTTGTTGGGTATGGCAAGGGCGTTGGCACCGATGTCGCCACCGCCACGCACGATGACGGTGGCTTTTGGGTCGCCGTCCAGTTTCTCGTATAGGGCGATGATTTCGTCTTGGCGAGCTTGGGGTAATTGACTAGGCTGTGTCAGCTCCATCACATAGCTTTCTGCCTGATCGCCAAGTTTGACAAGTGTGTCGGCAGGCAGCTGCTGGGCGATGTGATGAGATGCCATCGGTATGCCAAGTTTTAGCACGCCAAAGACGAACACGCACATGATGATGACACTTGCACCGATCCACGCCCAGCGTCGCTCCATGATGGCGATCCGACCAAAGAGTCGCTGATTGGCAAGCGTCAGCCAAGCTGGTACTTCGCCGATAAATTCCACCCTTGCCCCATCGCCAAGCATGATGGCGTGCGGCGCATTTGCCACGGCAGGCAGATAGTCGCAGTCTTTGACAAAGTAGCGTTTTTCATGCTCGGTGCCTGCTTTGTCTTGCCAAGTGACGATAAAGCCATCAGGCAGTCCTTGACCGTCAATCGGGCGAATGCTTGCCTTGTGTGCGGTGCTGATTTTGCCATCAAAATAGCGAATGTCGGTGCGTGCGTTCATGGCGTTCCTATCAATGTTGGTGGGGATTACCAAGACACATCAATGTCAAATACATCGCTGATCTCTTCGGCGACTGGCGAGATGTTGTCCGTGCTTGGCGTGGTCAGTGTCTCAAAGTCATCAACCGCCACCAGTGATAGCGTTTCGGTCTTGTAGCGATGTAGTCGCACCGCCGCCCACGGATACAGTAGTCCCAGACTTAAAATGATGGCGATGTAGTTGGTCAGATTGATGAGTGCAAATTTTAACACGCTAAAATTCACAAGTTTAAAGCGGTTGTTACCTAGGCTCATTTTGCTCCAAATGGCTTTGTGCAGCAAGCCTTTTGCCAGTGGTATGATGAGCAGCATACCCAAATAAAACACACCGATCATCACCAAAAATACTGTGTCTATCGCAGGATTGTCCATGTCGGCAGTGGTGTCCATATAGCCACTAAATCCGATGCCAAAAAGCGCAGCCACCATAAAGATGAATAGCATCATCGGCAGCAGTGTCGCCTTATAAAAATCGCCAACACTTGCCCCAAAGTTGAATTTTAATTGTCCAAAATAAGTATTGTCAAACTGATAACGCTTAAACGCTCGCCAAAACAGTGGCATGAGCAAGCCAAAACTGAGCGTACCTAAAATTGCCATGGCGATGAACAGCAGATATAAAGTGCCAAGTTTGCCGTTAAAGCCAAAGCGGACATTGTTGTATTGGCTGTTTCTTGCCATAAAACGCATGGACGAGCGAATCAGCCAAGGCACCGCCAAAAATAACAATGCCGAGCCAATCAGGGCAATCTCTACCGATAAATTGCTGGTAACGCTGATGATAAGATACAAAGTGATGGCGATGAGCCGTCCGATCAAAATGCGTTTTGGATTGGCGGTGAAATCAAAACTTCGCTGGTTGATTTGGGTGTTGCCATAAAAATAACGCAAACGGCGTACCTTTGCCCACGGCGAATAAAAACCGATGGTAATGATGGTCAAAACCAAATTAACAATCCAAATTTTAAAATAATCCATGCCATTACCCAAAAAAGCAAAGCGGTGCGTGCTGGGTGGTAAAGGCGGTGGGGTGGGTGGGGTGTGGCTGGATTCGTTAGCAAATGGGCTTGTGGTCGGTGGGTGGGGTGGGTGTTGATCAAAAACAGTATCCGTCATGATAATTCCTAATTGCAAATGATTATTAAATGATATTTTACCAATAAATTTTTAAAAAAGAAACCTTGAATTTGGCTTGCATCTGGATTTATATTTTGTGCTACAATGGGATTTTTTGATGAAGTTTTGATAAATATTTTGATAAAAAAGGTGTGCGATGAGCTGGCAAAAGATTGTTTTGGCAAGTAATAACAAAGGCAAATTGGCAGAATTTCAAGCATTATTTGATGGGGCGAATCTGGGCATTGACATCATTCCCCAAGGCGAGCTTGGCATAGATGATGCGGTGGAAGATGGCTTGTCATTCATTGAAAATGCCATCATCAAAGCCCGTCACGCCAGCAAAATGAGCGGACTGCCTGCCATCAGTGATGACAGCGGTCTGTGCGTGCCTGTGCTTGGCAATCTGCCAGGGATTTATTCGGCACGCTTTGCAGGCGAGCATGGCAATGATGCCGCCAACAACGCCAAATTGCTGTCCAAGCTTGAATCATACCGCACGGATGAGCCTGTGGTGGGCAAATTTATCTGCGTATTGGCGATGGTTCGCCACGCTGATGACCCATTGCCCATCGTGGTGCAAGGTGAATGGCTGGGCGAGATTTTGAACAGTCCTGTGGGCGAGCAGGGCTTTGGTTATGATCCGCTGTTTTGGTTGCCAGAGCTTGGCAAATCGTCTGCCGAGCTTGACAAGAGCGAAAAAAACGCCATCAGCCATCGTGGGCAAGCATTGGCACGGCTCATTGACGCACTAAAAACGGCATAAATCCGCAGGTCTTACGCTGTTTTTTGATGAGATTTTAATCAAAAATGCGTCAATTTGGTGGTTTTTGTTGTAATTTTCATCGCTTGGCGTTATACTGTGGTGTTTTTAGGTGTTTATTTGCCTAAATCGTGTTATGATACACCCAAATTTTATGCTTGATGGACATCGGGCTGGTTTATAATTGATATTTTTAAAAGGTAATCATCATGAGCAATCTAGACATCGCAGTCAATGTACTGTCTGACAAAGAAACCCAACTGACCGTAAAAGTGCCAGTAGGTACAATCCAAAGCAAAGTGGAAGGTCGCATTCGTAGCCTAGCTAAGACCGCTAAAATTGACGGTTTTCGCAAAGGCAAAGTGCCAGTAAGCCACATTCGTGCTCAGTACGGTGCAGGCATTCAACAAGAAGTCATCAACGATGTGATTCGTGATACCGTCTTTGAAGCGATGAATGAGAAAAAAGTGCGTGCCGTGGGCGTGCCAAACATTGACGATGTCAAGCTTGAAAACGACTTTTTGGTATATCAAGCGACTGTTGAAACTTTCCCAGAAGTGGAAGTCAAAGGCTTGTCTGACATTGAAGTTGAGCGTCAAACCGCCACTGTGTCTGACGAAGATGTCGATGTGATGATTGAAAATCTACAAAAACAACGCCAAACTTTTGAAACCAAAGACGGCGAGCTTGCTGATGGCGACGAAGCGACTTTTGACTTTGAAGGCTCAATCGACGGCGAGAAGTTTGAAGGCGGCACAGCTGAAAACTATCGTCTGATCATCGGTTCAGGTCGCATGATTCCAGGCTTTGAAGACGGCATGAAAGGCATGAAAGCTGGCGAAGAAAAAACCATCAAGGTAACTTTCCCAGCAGATTATCAAGCAGAAAACCTACAAGGCAAAGAAGCTGACTTTAAAATCAATGTCAAAGAAGTTAAAGAGGCCAAATTGCCAGAATTGAACGAAGAATTCTTTGAATTGTTTGGCGTAAAAGAAGGCGGTCTTGACAAGCTAAAAGCCGATGTTCGTAAGAACATGGAGCGTGAAATCAAAAACGCTGGTCGCAATCAAGTAAAACAAGCGGCGTTTGATGCTCTGCTTGAAAAGAACGAATTTGATGTGCCAAAAGCCATGCTAGAGCAAGAAATCAACCGTCAGCGTGAGCAAATGCTACAACGCTTTGCACAGCAGTTTGGTGCAAATCCAAACACCTTTGGTGCAGACATGCTGCCAAATGAGCTGTTTGAAGACCAAGCACTTCGTGCGGTGCGTTTGGGCGTATTGGTTAGCCAAATCATCGAAAAACAAAACATTGAAGTGGATCAAGAGCGTGTGACAGCGTTCATTAGCGATGCCGCTGAAAACTACGAAGATCCAGCTGAGGTCATCGAGTACTACACCAACGACAAGCAGCAGCGTGCTGGCATTGAGGCGGTTGTGCTGGAAGATCAAGTGGTGGATTATCTGCTATCACAAGGTAAAGTTACTGACAAAGAAGTAAAATACCAAGACCTATTGGCAGCAGCACAACAAGCACAGCTGTAATTTGGCTTGCTTACAATAAAGCCATAAAAATACCCCGAACAGTGTTTGGGGTATTGTTTATTTGATGGTAGAATAGGCAGAGTTTTTAACATTTTTGGAAAATTCCATGAACATGAAATACAATCCTTTTTATGATCAACTGATGGACAGTTATCATGCGCCCCAAAACGCCCTTGTGCCGATGGTTATTGAGCAGTCGGGTCGTGGCGAGCGTTCGTTTGATATTTTTTCTCGCCTTTTGCGTGAGCGAGTGATTTTCTTGACAGGTCAGGTTGAGGACAACATGGCGAATCTGATCGTCGCTCAGCTGTTATTCTTAGAAGCGGACAATCCTGAAAAAGACATTCATCTGTACATCAACTCGCCCGGTGGCGTGGTAACGGCTGGCATGGCGATTTATGATACGATGAACTTCATCAAGCCTGATGTGTCTACCATCTGCATGGGTCAGGCGGCGAGCATGGGTTCGTTTTTATTGTCAGCAGGCGAGAAGGGCAAACGCTACGCCCTTGCCAATAGCCGTGTCATGATCCATCAGCCATTGGGCGGGTTTCGTGGTCAGGCATCGGACATTGAAATCCATGCCAAAGAAATCTTGCAACTAAAAGCCAAGCTCAATCAGCTGCTGGCTGATCACACAGGACAGCCTGTCGAGCGTTTGGAGAAAGACACTGATCGTGATAATTTCATGAGCGCCGAGCAAGCCAAAGAATACGGTCTGGTCGATGTGGTGCTGGACAAACGCCCATCGAATCTGTAAGGAGTGCGCATGACTGACCTAAATACCTGCTCGTTTTGTGGCAAGAAAAAAGCCGAAGTAAAAAAACTCATCGCAGGCGACGAAGCCAGTATTTGCAATGAGTGTATCGTTGCTTGTGGTGACATGCTGTCTGGCGCAGGCATTGATGAT
It encodes the following:
- the galE gene encoding UDP-glucose 4-epimerase GalE, translating into MKKILVTGGAGYIGSHTLIELIKAGFEPVVYDNLSNSSPIAIERVEKIVGQQISFIKGDILDVELLKQTFKEHNFFAVIHFAGLKAVGESVSKPLKYYENNVTGTINLLNVMQEFACQNIIFSSSATVYGNPETLPITETAKRSCTNPYGQTKLTVEYILEDLCKSSQFNAISLRYFNPIGAYETGTIGEDPNDIPNNLMPYISQVAVGKLEKLSVFGDDYDTVDGTGVRDYIHVVDLSKGHVKALEYLVTKDGEKVGFDPVNLGTGNGTSVLELVNAFIGATGQAVPYVMTGRRAGDVASCYASCDKAKTVLNWTAEFDIKRACVDTWRWQSHNPNGYKS
- a CDS encoding M48 family metallopeptidase — its product is MNARTDIRYFDGKISTAHKASIRPIDGQGLPDGFIVTWQDKAGTEHEKRYFVKDCDYLPAVANAPHAIMLGDGARVEFIGEVPAWLTLANQRLFGRIAIMERRWAWIGASVIIMCVFVFGVLKLGIPMASHHIAQQLPADTLVKLGDQAESYVMELTQPSQLPQARQDEIIALYEKLDGDPKATVIVRGGGDIGANALAIPNNTIIITDELIKLSDDDNEILAVLAHEQGHLVHRHSLEQAISSIGVGVLIVVITGDTSDLLLALPTLLATAQYSQDAELEADQFAIDELKRLGISPAHLASFFEKMKKEHGEGQGHWSMLSTHPKTDERIKQVEQQ
- the rdgB gene encoding RdgB/HAM1 family non-canonical purine NTP pyrophosphatase — translated: MSWQKIVLASNNKGKLAEFQALFDGANLGIDIIPQGELGIDDAVEDGLSFIENAIIKARHASKMSGLPAISDDSGLCVPVLGNLPGIYSARFAGEHGNDAANNAKLLSKLESYRTDEPVVGKFICVLAMVRHADDPLPIVVQGEWLGEILNSPVGEQGFGYDPLFWLPELGKSSAELDKSEKNAISHRGQALARLIDALKTA
- the tig gene encoding trigger factor; the protein is MSNLDIAVNVLSDKETQLTVKVPVGTIQSKVEGRIRSLAKTAKIDGFRKGKVPVSHIRAQYGAGIQQEVINDVIRDTVFEAMNEKKVRAVGVPNIDDVKLENDFLVYQATVETFPEVEVKGLSDIEVERQTATVSDEDVDVMIENLQKQRQTFETKDGELADGDEATFDFEGSIDGEKFEGGTAENYRLIIGSGRMIPGFEDGMKGMKAGEEKTIKVTFPADYQAENLQGKEADFKINVKEVKEAKLPELNEEFFELFGVKEGGLDKLKADVRKNMEREIKNAGRNQVKQAAFDALLEKNEFDVPKAMLEQEINRQREQMLQRFAQQFGANPNTFGADMLPNELFEDQALRAVRLGVLVSQIIEKQNIEVDQERVTAFISDAAENYEDPAEVIEYYTNDKQQRAGIEAVVLEDQVVDYLLSQGKVTDKEVKYQDLLAAAQQAQL
- the clpP gene encoding ATP-dependent Clp endopeptidase proteolytic subunit ClpP: MDSYHAPQNALVPMVIEQSGRGERSFDIFSRLLRERVIFLTGQVEDNMANLIVAQLLFLEADNPEKDIHLYINSPGGVVTAGMAIYDTMNFIKPDVSTICMGQAASMGSFLLSAGEKGKRYALANSRVMIHQPLGGFRGQASDIEIHAKEILQLKAKLNQLLADHTGQPVERLEKDTDRDNFMSAEQAKEYGLVDVVLDKRPSNL
- a CDS encoding YjgN family protein → MTDTVFDQHPPHPPTTSPFANESSHTPPTPPPLPPSTHRFAFLGNGMDYFKIWIVNLVLTIITIGFYSPWAKVRRLRYFYGNTQINQRSFDFTANPKRILIGRLIAITLYLIISVTSNLSVEIALIGSALLFLAVPWLIRSSMRFMARNSQYNNVRFGFNGKLGTLYLLFIAMAILGTLSFGLLMPLFWRAFKRYQFDNTYFGQLKFNFGASVGDFYKATLLPMMLFIFMVAALFGIGFSGYMDTTADMDNPAIDTVFLVMIGVFYLGMLLIIPLAKGLLHKAIWSKMSLGNNRFKLVNFSVLKFALINLTNYIAIILSLGLLYPWAAVRLHRYKTETLSLVAVDDFETLTTPSTDNISPVAEEISDVFDIDVSW